The Nitrospirae bacterium YQR-1 genome has a window encoding:
- a CDS encoding AAA family ATPase, whose translation MADSDILLINEKVKRESAFITLLLSELEKVIVGQRYLLERLIIGLLGNGHVLLEGVPGLAKTTAVKALAKAVNTGFKRIQFTPDLLPADIIGTQVYNPKEGTFTTKQGPIFSNIILADEINRAPAKVQSALLEAMQERQVTIGDNTYKLNEPFLVLATQNPIEQEGTYPLPEAQTDRFMLKVKITYPDITEEHKILKRMAFTSTGIPISTVITPQQITDAQKVIDEIYMDEKIEKYIVDIVFATRKPQDYKLGELSGLIQYGVSPRATIYMAVASKAYAFTQGRGFVTPQDVKSIGPDILRHRIIVSYEAEAENVSSDDIVRRVFEEVPVP comes from the coding sequence ATGGCCGACAGCGACATATTACTCATTAACGAGAAGGTTAAAAGGGAAAGCGCATTTATCACTCTACTGCTGTCTGAACTTGAAAAGGTAATTGTGGGACAGCGATATCTCCTTGAGAGATTGATTATCGGGCTTTTAGGTAACGGCCACGTACTGCTTGAAGGTGTACCGGGGCTTGCAAAAACAACTGCAGTAAAGGCGCTTGCTAAAGCTGTTAATACAGGTTTTAAGCGTATCCAGTTTACTCCTGACCTGCTCCCTGCAGATATCATCGGCACTCAGGTTTATAACCCTAAGGAAGGTACTTTTACTACCAAACAGGGGCCGATTTTTTCCAATATCATACTTGCCGATGAAATAAACCGTGCCCCTGCTAAAGTGCAAAGTGCCCTTCTTGAAGCTATGCAGGAGCGGCAGGTCACTATCGGGGATAACACCTATAAGCTAAATGAGCCGTTTTTAGTCCTTGCCACTCAAAACCCGATTGAACAGGAGGGCACCTATCCCCTCCCTGAGGCACAGACTGACAGGTTTATGCTGAAGGTAAAAATCACCTACCCCGACATAACAGAGGAACACAAAATCCTCAAACGCATGGCTTTTACCTCCACCGGCATACCGATCTCTACCGTCATAACGCCACAACAAATCACAGATGCGCAAAAGGTCATAGATGAGATTTATATGGACGAAAAAATAGAGAAATACATAGTGGATATTGTCTTTGCCACACGTAAACCGCAGGACTACAAACTGGGTGAGCTTTCAGGGCTGATTCAATACGGGGTGTCGCCGCGGGCGACTATTTACATGGCCGTTGCTTCAAAGGCTTACGCATTTACGCAAGGCCGCGGGTTTGTCACTCCGCAGGATGTTAAATCCATCGGACCTGACATCTTACGCCACCGCATTATCGTCAGCTACGAGGCAGAGGCCGAAAATGTTTCTTCCGACGATATTGTGCGCCGTGTGTTTGAAGAGGTACCGGTACCATAA
- a CDS encoding SGNH/GDSL hydrolase family protein — MYDYIKKPKDETTNAKKFSNYEPVPYLMFNNTPDVDIHIESEQQRGVKGNLTHVVTNKYGFRYHDNLEVKKSNEVRIFLIGGSVVFKGLTNDRTISGYLERMLNDRFGEKYFIRVINCGIVSAVSDQELALLLYKVVDLKPDIVIVFDGFNDVYTPQYYEPRIGYPFNFVTHEQTFNRVIDKLSSFDKLISASMLAARINKSFELKIKLENMAGKYLKTEREKGSFSVEEVAGHLFSNWQKMSKIADSYKFNIIFIVQPVNPAFREREGVKKYFDLLHDMIRKERGIGNKNYFSFSTLLGDHPEYFWDVVHTYDEGNYVYAEKMKDILINYNYLR; from the coding sequence ATGTATGATTACATAAAGAAACCCAAAGACGAGACCACCAACGCCAAAAAATTTTCTAACTACGAACCAGTCCCATATCTTATGTTTAACAATACCCCTGACGTTGATATACACATAGAGTCGGAACAACAGAGGGGAGTTAAAGGCAATCTGACACATGTGGTTACTAACAAGTATGGATTCCGGTATCATGACAATTTGGAAGTTAAAAAAAGCAATGAAGTACGAATTTTTCTGATAGGAGGTTCGGTGGTTTTTAAGGGGTTAACAAATGATAGAACAATCAGCGGATACCTTGAGAGGATGTTAAATGACCGGTTTGGTGAAAAGTACTTTATACGGGTAATTAACTGTGGGATTGTCTCTGCCGTATCAGATCAGGAATTAGCTCTTTTACTGTACAAAGTAGTGGATTTAAAACCAGACATAGTGATTGTTTTTGATGGTTTTAACGATGTTTATACACCACAATACTATGAACCCAGAATAGGATACCCTTTTAATTTTGTAACTCACGAACAGACTTTCAACAGAGTGATAGACAAATTGTCCTCATTTGATAAACTTATATCTGCAAGCATGTTAGCGGCAAGAATAAATAAATCTTTTGAGTTAAAGATAAAATTAGAGAATATGGCAGGAAAATATTTAAAGACTGAACGTGAGAAGGGCTCTTTTTCCGTGGAAGAGGTAGCCGGTCATCTTTTTTCCAATTGGCAAAAAATGTCAAAGATAGCAGATTCATATAAATTTAATATAATATTCATTGTACAACCGGTGAACCCGGCCTTTAGAGAGCGGGAAGGCGTAAAAAAGTATTTTGATTTGCTGCACGATATGATAAGAAAAGAAAGAGGTATAGGAAATAAGAATTATTTTTCATTTTCAACTCTCTTAGGTGACCACCCTGAGTACTTTTGGGATGTAGTTCATACATACGATGAGGGTAATTATGTATATGCAGAAAAGATGAAAGATATTCTGATAAACTATAACTATTTACGCTAA
- a CDS encoding DUF58 domain-containing protein, with product MLSTEVIKHIRRVELKTRRMAADFFTGHYRSVFKGMGMEFDEVRQYVAGDDIRSIDWNVTARMGEPFIKKFVEERQLTIMFVLDLSRSCSFATVNRLKRDLAAELCAVLALSANKNNDKVGFIAFTGKVEKFVPPAKGLKHILRVVREALYMEPQSKGTDIAKALDYLNKITHRKAVVFIISDFHAAQYEKALAIANKRHDVIAVTLTDPVEMQLPDAGLITLQDAETGQKYLLDTTSSKVRDEYKKNALKIFNQRKRLFRSCNVDHIDIATDVPYLKTLIRFFKMREWKLSHY from the coding sequence ATGCTGAGCACTGAGGTAATTAAACACATCCGCAGGGTAGAGTTAAAGACCCGCCGTATGGCTGCAGATTTCTTTACAGGCCACTACCGCAGTGTGTTTAAAGGTATGGGCATGGAGTTTGACGAGGTGCGGCAGTACGTGGCCGGGGATGACATCCGCTCTATTGACTGGAACGTTACGGCAAGAATGGGAGAGCCTTTTATTAAGAAATTTGTCGAGGAGAGGCAGCTGACCATTATGTTTGTTCTTGACCTTTCCCGCTCATGCAGCTTTGCCACGGTAAACAGGTTAAAGCGTGACCTTGCCGCCGAGCTCTGTGCAGTGCTGGCACTTTCCGCCAATAAAAATAACGACAAAGTGGGATTTATTGCTTTTACCGGCAAAGTGGAGAAATTTGTCCCACCGGCTAAAGGTCTTAAACACATCCTCAGAGTTGTAAGAGAGGCACTCTATATGGAGCCTCAGAGCAAAGGCACTGACATTGCCAAAGCCCTCGATTATCTCAACAAGATTACTCACAGAAAAGCGGTGGTGTTTATCATCTCAGACTTTCATGCTGCGCAATACGAAAAAGCCCTCGCTATTGCCAATAAAAGACACGACGTCATTGCCGTAACTCTTACAGACCCTGTGGAGATGCAGCTGCCTGATGCCGGGCTTATTACTCTGCAAGATGCCGAGACCGGACAGAAGTATCTGCTTGACACAACAAGCTCTAAAGTAAGGGATGAATATAAAAAAAACGCATTAAAAATATTTAATCAGCGAAAACGTTTGTTTCGCTCATGCAATGTTGACCACATTGATATAGCAACCGATGTGCCGTACTTGAAAACTCTGATACGTTTTTTCAAAATGAGAGAGTGGAAACTAAGCCATTATTAA